The genomic stretch GAGGACACCGTTCGGCGCTATGCTCGTGCCTATATCATGATGTTGTTGGGCACTCAGCTGTTTGCCGACAAGTCCGGCAACCGCATTCACATCAGATGGCTGCCGTACGTAGCTAGGCTTGAGGAGATGGGTTCCTATAGTTGGGGGTCTGCAGCATTGGCATGGTTGTACCGGTGCATGTGCCGAGTGGCGAACCGACATGTGGTGAAGTTAGCGGGCCCACTTCAGCTACTTCAGTCCTGGATCTTCTGGCGCTTTCCTAGGTTTAGGCCTGCTGGGTATGATACGTGCAGCTGGCCTTTGGCATCGAGGTAATCTACTGTTATATTTCAAGTTAAATTACCTATTGTTGTAGTAGGCTTGTGCTGTTTTACAATTCTGTCATACTTTTAGTTAGAAATAACACGGATGTCCGATGCAGGTGGTCAGGTTACAACCCTTCCGTTAGCGAGAAGGGTCCTAGGGTGCAGATGTGGAGACTGCAGATAAACATGTTACAGCCCAAGGATGTGAGTATACTTTCTgttacttttatttatataactAGACTTTAATATTGTGTATACGTAGTTTGCTTGACAATGTTGTAACTTTTGTGCAGTTTATCTGGATGCCGTATAGCTCTCCTGAGGTACTGCATGTTGTGCATCTGGAGGCGTTGGAGCCTCGACACACGGCGCTGTGGCGATCTGTGACGTCACTGATATACTTTGCCGTCATAGAGTGACATCAGATAGATAGGGTTCTACCACAGTTCGGCGGTGTCCAGCCCCGACCGCGTCCCGCCCTGAATATCGACTTTCTGATGTCAAAGGACGGGAGAGGCGGTGATCGTTGGTTCCCGTCCGCTTTCCAGCATTGGCATCTTCATTGGGAGAGTCGTGCGGACCACGTCCACCGGTTCGATGTTGTTGCGGACCCTGGACCGTCGCACGCATACCTAGATTGGTGAAATCGGCATGGAAAGAGGTTCTTGTCACCAGAGATGTATTTGGGAGATCTGAGGGGCGTTTCTATTCCTGTCGAGGCGTCACAGAGGGGTCCTAGGCTAGTTCCTGACATGGATCTTGTTGACGACATCCCTGATAGGCGTCGGATAGAGAGGAGAGCTCGAGTCGGGACACGACGGAGCCAGCGTGAGTGGAGGTGGCTAGACCAGGCTATGCAGGAGGCTGATGACGCAGGTCAGGGTCGTGGTCGAGGACGAGGGTGTGGAGGCAGACGGAGGGTGCATGTTGCGGGGCACGACGATGGTGATTTTGGTGATGTGGCCGGTGGGGGAGGGGCTGTAGTTGGGGTTGTTAGTCCCCATCATGGTGGGCAGCGTGGAGAAGGGTATGCTATCGGAGATCTCTCTGCCCATGATGAGGCTGGACTTGGGGAGGGGCCGCTCCAAGATTACTTCGTCGGTGTTCCCGGTGACGACCAGCCACTTCAGGAGAGTACGCCATGGGTGAGTCCGGGCAGCACGTTCTCAGACTTCCTTGTCGGTGTTGGTCTTGATGCGAATTTTAGTGGACCACAGTTCCTCGATGAGATCAGTGCCATCATGCAGGAGGATGAGGCTGCCCGTGGCCGGAGTCAGACGACGGGGACACAGGGACCGTTAGATGTCGATCTTAATGAGCCTCCCTCTGTGCCTCCTCCTGACTACTTCGCTTTGGGTGGTACCCCAGCTTCAGCACATAATGTTGGGTCACATTCAGTTGCCGGGCCGTCTTCATCCCGACCGTTACATGTCCAGCCTAGGACGCCTGCACAGGCAGCCCCGCAGGACGAGGAGGATGAGATCGAGGATGAAGAGCCCCTTATCCGGAGAGGTCAGAGGACACGAGTACCACGTCGTTGCTTCACGGGGTCGCACCTATTTAGATGATTTGTGTGCCATGTTGTATGTTACCTATCTTCGTCTATGTATTTATCAGTTGATGTATGTCTGTGTTACTTATTGCTTTATCGTCTATCATTTACTATGAAAATATCTTTACTTTGCGTTTTGATATTATTTAATTTCCGCATCACGTATTAatttaaatggtagatttattTATTGCCGTGTTCATTCAACAGACATTTCGTTTAAAAATCTGGTAACAAAACACTTCCATTATTTAGGATCCCATGCTTAGTAATTCAAACCAGCCTGGTTTGAATTACTATTTGATGCAATTTGtgagtaattcgaaccaactCGGTTCGAATTACTAGAGTTTGGCACATAGGGGTAATTCGAACCAACCAGGTTCGAATTATAATGCATGGAGTTCGAACCAACTAGGTTCGAATTATGTGATTATGGAATTCGAACCAACCTCCTTTGGCTGATTCatgaaaaaatttttagtttGGCTGATTCACGTAATTTTCTTGCTCCATTGACTTATTTCCGTTTTTTGCCCTAATAGTAAATTAGAAAATTAGccaatataataaatatttgacTGCGCAAGATCTTTCTCAGTGTTATTTCTGCTTGGTGAATCCTTGTCTCAACGTCCATTTCAAATAGATGAAAATTAAGAGAGTAAAAGACACAATTTTTACATGTTCTGGTTTTGGTTATGTTCACATGCATGAGAACTGAGAAGTACAAGGCTCTTGTCGTTGTTACTGGTTCCCTTTGCTCCAATACATTGGTGactttttttttggtaatatACATTGGTGATTTTacatttctatttttaaattaaaaaaaaaacactttaTGAACCTAAACCAATGTTCTTTAGGATCAAAATTATAGCACATAAacgttaaattatttttaaattttccatGTAAACAAACATCTTTTTTACTGAAAACAATAATGTTCCAACAAGCACAATAAAAAAGGGCAAATCTATTTTTGTTAACACCATAATTTGAcgacatttttttatttatgatttttgtATTTCTCTGCAATGTATCATTCCATACatcctaatttttaaaaataacttcGTACCTTGTTCATACTTAGTTCTGATTGAAGTATACCTACTTGAATCCATAGCAACctaactttttttatttctatgcGATAAGCTTGTGTAGAACCGAGAAGGGAACATGTTCcggggacaaaaatgatataAGACTATTGCTATAACACTATTTATAATTCACACTATGATTCAACTCTACAAGTATCAAAATCTAAGAAAATTACACAGGTATTATCCTTTGTTCTTTGTGTTTTAGCCTCATTCAACAAGGAATTTGCAATTCTTTCTGCAAATTTCTCTCTATCCGTTGCATATCTCTCCCTCATCTGTGCAATTGAGAAAGGAAAGCGGAAGTGTTAGAACAAGTTGATGGTAAGAAAAAGACTGAACTAGTGAACTATAAATATTCAAGTATTCTTTTTATTGAAACCTGAAGAACTAGTTCAGTTGCCTTCTTCATGCTGATCACATCCCATAACCCGTCACTGTACATTTACAGATGCCAAAGTTACTTATATTCAATATGAAAAAATGATCATACAATAAAGCCTAATACTTTCCACGAAAAAAGAGTGCAATATTCAATGACAGTGAACAATGGTTTCACAAAGATATATGTTGCCATTTAAAACAAAAGCATATGTCAGAAACAAAAATCACCTAGCAAGAATGGCAAACGGTCTGCATGCTTTATCAATATGCATGACTTGACTTATATAAGGCTCTGAACTAAACCGTGAATCCTGCTGTTTCAGGAACTTGTCCCCAAGCATCCTCGCAAGATTCATACCTGCATCAGGGTGAGAACCAGAATTGGAACTTTCCAAGTCAATTTTGCTGGCTCAAGAGAATGGAAGGGACTATTCTTCTGGGAAAACAATTGAAGGTTTTATTCCTTCATACCATGTAGACGTTTCTCCCCATTTTTCAATGGATCTCCTGTCTCTTCAATTCGAAGTCTTTCCGAATGATTAGCTACCTTATGATCTTCTGTCATCTTAATGTGTTTGCCATCAACACTACCAAAGATAAATTATAATGAGTTTCATACAAACATTAAGTATAGTCA from Arachis stenosperma cultivar V10309 chromosome 9, arast.V10309.gnm1.PFL2, whole genome shotgun sequence encodes the following:
- the LOC130950171 gene encoding protein MAIN-LIKE 1-like, coding for MRLDERYMPYLQMAGLYHLARLNDRWFQIDEPLLSAFMERWRPETHTFYMPFGECTITLQDVAYQLGLAVDGRYVNDCLTDFHIYVEGGRPGWVWFEEFLGVIPPPSQVQKFAVNYSWFQETFGECPEGADEDTVRRYARAYIMMLLGTQLFADKSGNRIHIRWLPYVARLEEMGSYSWGSAALAWLYRCMCRVANRHVVKLAGPLQLLQSWIFWRFPRFRPAGYDTCSWPLASRWSGYNPSVSEKGPRVQMWRLQINMLQPKDFIWMPYSSPEVLHVVHLEALEPRHTALWRSVTSLIYFAVIE